In the genome of Epinephelus lanceolatus isolate andai-2023 chromosome 18, ASM4190304v1, whole genome shotgun sequence, one region contains:
- the mapk8ip3 gene encoding C-Jun-amino-terminal kinase-interacting protein 3 isoform X4: MMELQIDEVVYQDDYGPGSVMSERVSGLANSIYREFERLIRSYDEEVVKELMPLVVNVLENLDAVLTENQEHEVELELLKEDNEQLITQYEREKALRKQAEEKFIEFEDALEAEKKDLQIQVEFLELQAKQQELKTKNYSDQITRLEERESDMKKEYNALHQRHTEMIQTYVEHIERSKMQQAGSNSQSEGPGCGRTSKAERPPSLSLYPSGESMVRGGLGGARMMPGKDIWQVSELGQSTFCSAYQEDGSESDSVAATPSSTGSKSNTPTSSVPSATVTPINEGFLPQSEFDGMRAGNRRKSAKRLSRNMEVQVSQETRNVSIGMGSSDEWSEFQEIIDSTPVLDMCVDPRVYGGGNSPSQGIVNEAFGINTDSLYHEIKDAKSDIIGDVDAGAELLGEFSVRDDFFGMGKEVENLLTENKQLLETKNALNIVKNDLIAKVDELSGEQEVLREELEAVRQSKNKVDARVKELEEELKRLRAEALGASRDSKDEGGDDFSSPMQDGDMTMTQRRRFTRVEMARVLMERNQYKERLMELQEAVRWTEMIRASRESPQIQEKKKSTIWQFFARLFSSSSSPPPVKRPYYSVNIHYKSPSPAGFSQRRSHTMCQISTSNRTLEFFPEELASNGVASLLSDSALLARREQRREQYRQVREHMRRDDGIMQACGWSVPSRFKQTGGQTDSAQDSPLKRQQTTNEKEDNRMKNVPVPVYCRPLVEKDPNRKLWCAAGVDLTGWKASSLELVPTKAPPGSSDPLHAEENGAGKKSSHNSPEKRKSKELQETDTMSSRVWILTSTHSASKVVIIDANQPGSLVDQFNVCNAHVLCISSVPAASESDYPAGEIVLDPGDGGAGGGGEDTGSVEGMLAGITLVGCATNCSVARSNCSSRTDTPIMDKGQAPTAPPMNGKIHPAQSAEEATEATEVTESTASQAGLRSGPPGPFTEHVFTDPQPRPADASDRSTGQSKEETSQPPESEDGGEESKNYTSVAPTMWLGAQNGWLYVHSAVGNWKKCLHSIKLKDSVLSLVHVKGRVLVALADGTLAIFHRSEDGQWDLSNYHLMDLGRPHHSIRCMAVVHDKVWCGYKNKIHVIQPKSMQIEKSFDAHPRRESQVRQLAWIGDGVWVSIRLDSTLRLYHAHTHQHLQDVDIEPYVSKMLGTGKLGFSFVRITALLIGGNRLWVGTGNGVIISIPLTETVVLHRGQLLGLRANKVSPTSSGGVIHVYGDDGSEKSTGSFIPYCSMAQAQLCFHGHRDAVKFFVSVPGNVLATLNGSVLDSPSEGQGSTAPQETEAQSVQNVLVLSGGEGYIDFRIGDGEDDETEEGNNDGTSQIKPALCKAERSHIIVWQVSYIPE; the protein is encoded by the exons ATGATGGAGCTGCAGATAGACGAGGTGGTCTACCAGGACGACTACGGCCCCGGCTCCGTCATGTCGGAGCGGGTGTCCGGTTTGGCCAACAGCATCTACCGGGAGTTCGAGCGGCTGATCCGCAGCTATGACGAGGAGGTGGTGAAGGAGCTGATGCCGCTGGTGGTGAACGTCCTGGAGAACCTGGACGCGGTGCTGACGGAGAACCAGGAGCACGAagtggagctggagctgctgaaggaggaCAACGAGCAGCTCATCACCCAGTACGAAAGGGAGAAAGCGCTTCGCAAGCAGGCGGAGGAG AAATTCATTGAATTTGAGGATGCGTTGGAAGCTGAGAAGAAGGACCTGCAGATACAGGTGGAGTTTCTGGAGCTGCAGGCGAAACAGCAGGAACTCAAGACAAAGAACTATTCTGACCAGA tCACTCGGTTGGAAGAACGAGAATCAGACATGAAGAAAGAGTACAATGCTCTGCACCAGCGCCACACTGAG ATGATCCAGACATACGTTGAGCACATAGAGCGGTCCAAAATGCAGCAGGCGGGCagcaacagccaatcagaaggcCCCGGCTGTGGACGAAC CAGCAAAGCGGAGCGCCCGCCTTCATTGAGCCTGTACCCCAGCGGCGAGAGCATGGTACGTGGGGGTCTCGGGGGGGCTAGGATGATGCCCGGGAAAGACATCTGGCAGGTCAGCGAGCTCGGCCAGTCCACCTTCTGCTCTGCCTATCAG GAGGATGGGTCAGAGTCAGACTCAGTGGCGGCCACACCCAGCAGCACAGGGAGCAAGTCCAACACACCCACCTCCTCCGTCCCCTCCGCCACTGTCACACCCATCAACGAGGGCTTCCTCCCGCAATCCGAGTTTGATGGGATGCGGGCTGGGAACCGCAGGAAAAGTGCCAAGCGGCTCAGCCGGAATATGGAGGTGCAGGTTTCCCAGGAAACCAGGAATGTCAGCATCG GTATGGGAAGCAGTGATGAGTGGTCTGAGTTTCAGGAGATCATAGATTCAACCCCTGTGCTGGACATGTGTGTGGACCCCCGTGTGTACGGAGGGGGAAATAG tcccTCCCAAGGCATTGTGAACGAGGCCTTCGGCATCAACACCGACTCACTCTACCACGAGATCAAAGACGCCAAGTCGGACATCATCGGAGATGTAGATGCAGGCGCAGAGCTGCTAG GCGAGTTCTCAG TCCGTGATGATTTCTTCG GGATGGGTAAGGAGGTGGAGAACCTGCTGACAGAGAACAAACAGCTCCTAGAGACCaa AAATGCTCTCAACATAGTGAAAAATGACCTTATTGCCAAAGTGGACGAGCTGTCGGGGGAGCAGGAGGTACTGAGGGAGGAGCTGGAGGCTGTGAGGCAGTCCAAGAACAAGGTGGATGCCCGAGTCAAGGAGCTGGAGGAAGAACTCAAGAG GTTAAGAGCAGAGGCTCTTGGTGCATCTCGGGACTCCAAGGATGAAGGAGGTGATGAT TTTTCATCACCCATGCAGGACGGCGACATGACGATGACACAGCGGCGGCGGTTCACCCGGGTAGAGATGGCCCGCGTGCTGATGGAGAGGAATCAGTACAAGGAGAGACTGATGGAGCTGCAGGAGGCCGTACGGTGGACAGAAATGATCAG GGCATCTCGGGAGAGTCCTCAAATCCAAGAGAAAAAGAAGTCCACCATCTGGCAGTT CTTTGCACGTCTCTTCAGCTCATCATCTAGTCCTCCCCCTGTCAAGCGGCCGTACTACAGCGTCAACATCCACTACAAGTCACCCTCACCGGCTGGTTTCTCTCAGCGACGCAGCCACACCATGTGTCAGATCTCCACCTCCAACCGCACGCTGGAGTTCTTCCCTGAAGA ACTGGCCAGTAACGGTGTTGCGTCTCTCCTCAGTGACTCGGCACTGTTGGCCCGCCGAGAGCAGCGGCGTGAACAGTACCGGCAGGTCCGCGAGCACATGCGCCGCGATGATGGCATCATGCAGGCCTGTGGCTGGAGTGTGCCATCTCGCTTCAAAcag ACTGGTGGTCAGACGGACAGCGCTCAGGACAGCCCACTGAAGAGACAACAG ACCACTAACGAGAAGGAGGACAACCGCATGAAGAACGTGCCCGTCCCAGTGTACTGTCGTCCTCTGGTAGAGAAGGACCCCAACAGGAAG ttGTGGTGTGCAGCTGGGGTGGACCTGACAGGATGGAAGGCCAGCAGCCTGGAGTTGGTACCAACCAAAGCACCGCCAGGCAGCAGCGACCCCCTGCACGCTGAGGAGAATGGAGCTGGGAAGAAGAGCAGCCACAACTCCCCAGAGAAGAGGAAG TCGAAGGAGCTCCAGGAAACGGACACCATGAGCAGTCGAGTGTGGATCCTCACCAGCACCCACTCTGCCAGCAAGGTGGTCATCATCGACGCCAACCAGCCGGGCTCACTGGTTGACCAGTTCAACGTCTGCAACGCCCACGTACTCTGCATCTCCAGTGTGCCAG CTGCCAGTGAGAGCGACTATCCAGCCGGAGAGATCGTGTTAGATCCCGGTGATGGTGGAGCAGGGGGCGGGGGCGAGGACACTGGCAGTGTGGAGGGCATGCTGGCTGGTATCACTCTTGTCGGTTGTGCCACCAACTGCAGCGTTGCCCGTAGCAACTGCTCCTCACGCACTGACACGCCCATAATGGACAAAGGACAAG CCCCCACAGCTCCACCCATGAATGGGAAGATTCACCCTGCCCAGTCGGCCGAGGAGGCCACAGAGGCCACTGAGGTTACTGAGTCAACAGCCAGCCAGGCAGGGCTGAGATCTGGACCTCCAGGACCGTTTACTGAGCACGTCTTCACCGACCCTCAGCCTCGTCCAGCAGATGCCTCTGACAG GAGCACAGGTCAATCCAAAGAGGAAACTTCTCAGCCtccagagtcagaggacggaggTGAAGAGAGCAAGAACTACACCAGCGTGGCTCCCACTATGTGGCTCGGGGCCCAGAACGGCTG GCTCTACGTCCACTCTGCAGTTGGAAACTGGAAGAAGTGCCTCCACTCCATCAAACTCAAAGACTCTGTGCTCAGTCTTGT ACATGTGAAAGGTCGTGTGCTGGTTGCCCTCGCTGACGGGACCCTCGCCATATTCCATAGATCAGAAG ATGGCCAGTGGGATTTGTCAAACTACCATCTAATGGACCTTGGTCGACCTCATCACTCCATCCGCTGCATGGCTGTGGTCCATGACAAGGTTTGGTGCGGCTACAAGAACAAGATCCACGTCATCCAGCCCAAGAGCATGCAGATCGAG AAGTCCTTCGATGCCCATCCTCGCAGGGAGAGTCAGGTGCGGCAGCTAGCATGGATCGGTGATGGTGTCTGGGTGTCGATCCGGCTCGACTCGACCTTACGTCTctaccatgcacacacacaccagcacctcCAGGATGTTGATATTGAGCCATATGTCAGCAAGATGCTGG GTACTGGCAAGCTGGGCTTCTCTTTTGTGCGAATCACAGcacttctgattggtggaaaTCGTCTCTGGGTAGGAACTGGAAACGGCGTGATCATCTCCATCCCTTTAACAGAGA CGGTGGTCCTTCACCGGGGACAACTCCTTGGTTTGAGGG CCAATAAGGTGTCTCCTACATCATCTGGCGGAGTGATCCATGTGTACGGTGATGACGGCTCTGAGAAGAGCACTGGCAGCTTCATCCCCTACTGCTCCATGGCACAAGCCCAGCTCTGTTTCCATGGACACCGCGATGCTGTCAAGTTCTTCGTCTCTGTACCCG gCAATGTTCTGGCCACGTTAAACGGCAGTGTGCTGGACAGTCCGTCGGAGGGGCagggctcaacagcgccccaaGAGACGGAGGCCCAGAGTGTTCAAAATGTATTGGTGCTTAGCGGAGGAGAGGGCTACATCGACTTCCGTATAG GAGATGGAGAGGATGATGAGACAGAGGAAGGAAACAACGATGGAACTTCGCAGATAAAACCTGCTTTGTGTAAAGCAGAGCGGAGCCACATCATCGTCTGGCAGGTGTCTTACATACCTGAGTGA
- the mapk8ip3 gene encoding C-Jun-amino-terminal kinase-interacting protein 3 isoform X3: MMELQIDEVVYQDDYGPGSVMSERVSGLANSIYREFERLIRSYDEEVVKELMPLVVNVLENLDAVLTENQEHEVELELLKEDNEQLITQYEREKALRKQAEEKFIEFEDALEAEKKDLQIQVEFLELQAKQQELKTKNYSDQITRLEERESDMKKEYNALHQRHTEMIQTYVEHIERSKMQQAGSNSQSEGPGCGRTQRHTWRKSSKAERPPSLSLYPSGESMVRGGLGGARMMPGKDIWQVSELGQSTFCSAYQEDGSESDSVAATPSSTGSKSNTPTSSVPSATVTPINEGFLPQSEFDGMRAGNRRKSAKRLSRNMEVQVSQETRNVSIGMGSSDEWSEFQEIIDSTPVLDMCVDPRVYGGGNSPSQGIVNEAFGINTDSLYHEIKDAKSDIIGDVDAGAELLGEFSGMGKEVENLLTENKQLLETKNALNIVKNDLIAKVDELSGEQEVLREELEAVRQSKNKVDARVKELEEELKRLRAEALGASRDSKDEGGDDFSSPMQDGDMTMTQRRRFTRVEMARVLMERNQYKERLMELQEAVRWTEMIRASRESPQIQEKKKSTIWQFFARLFSSSSSPPPVKRPYYSVNIHYKSPSPAGFSQRRSHTMCQISTSNRTLEFFPEELASNGVASLLSDSALLARREQRREQYRQVREHMRRDDGIMQACGWSVPSRFKQTGGQTDSAQDSPLKRQQTTNEKEDNRMKNVPVPVYCRPLVEKDPNRKLWCAAGVDLTGWKASSLELVPTKAPPGSSDPLHAEENGAGKKSSHNSPEKRKSKELQETDTMSSRVWILTSTHSASKVVIIDANQPGSLVDQFNVCNAHVLCISSVPAASESDYPAGEIVLDPGDGGAGGGGEDTGSVEGMLAGITLVGCATNCSVARSNCSSRTDTPIMDKGQAPTAPPMNGKIHPAQSAEEATEATEVTESTASQAGLRSGPPGPFTEHVFTDPQPRPADASDRSTGQSKEETSQPPESEDGGEESKNYTSVAPTMWLGAQNGWLYVHSAVGNWKKCLHSIKLKDSVLSLVHVKGRVLVALADGTLAIFHRSEDGQWDLSNYHLMDLGRPHHSIRCMAVVHDKVWCGYKNKIHVIQPKSMQIEKSFDAHPRRESQVRQLAWIGDGVWVSIRLDSTLRLYHAHTHQHLQDVDIEPYVSKMLGTGKLGFSFVRITALLIGGNRLWVGTGNGVIISIPLTETVVLHRGQLLGLRANKVSPTSSGGVIHVYGDDGSEKSTGSFIPYCSMAQAQLCFHGHRDAVKFFVSVPGNVLATLNGSVLDSPSEGQGSTAPQETEAQSVQNVLVLSGGEGYIDFRIGDGEDDETEEGNNDGTSQIKPALCKAERSHIIVWQVSYIPE, from the exons ATGATGGAGCTGCAGATAGACGAGGTGGTCTACCAGGACGACTACGGCCCCGGCTCCGTCATGTCGGAGCGGGTGTCCGGTTTGGCCAACAGCATCTACCGGGAGTTCGAGCGGCTGATCCGCAGCTATGACGAGGAGGTGGTGAAGGAGCTGATGCCGCTGGTGGTGAACGTCCTGGAGAACCTGGACGCGGTGCTGACGGAGAACCAGGAGCACGAagtggagctggagctgctgaaggaggaCAACGAGCAGCTCATCACCCAGTACGAAAGGGAGAAAGCGCTTCGCAAGCAGGCGGAGGAG AAATTCATTGAATTTGAGGATGCGTTGGAAGCTGAGAAGAAGGACCTGCAGATACAGGTGGAGTTTCTGGAGCTGCAGGCGAAACAGCAGGAACTCAAGACAAAGAACTATTCTGACCAGA tCACTCGGTTGGAAGAACGAGAATCAGACATGAAGAAAGAGTACAATGCTCTGCACCAGCGCCACACTGAG ATGATCCAGACATACGTTGAGCACATAGAGCGGTCCAAAATGCAGCAGGCGGGCagcaacagccaatcagaaggcCCCGGCTGTGGACGAAC tCAACGCCACACATGGAGGAAAAG CAGCAAAGCGGAGCGCCCGCCTTCATTGAGCCTGTACCCCAGCGGCGAGAGCATGGTACGTGGGGGTCTCGGGGGGGCTAGGATGATGCCCGGGAAAGACATCTGGCAGGTCAGCGAGCTCGGCCAGTCCACCTTCTGCTCTGCCTATCAG GAGGATGGGTCAGAGTCAGACTCAGTGGCGGCCACACCCAGCAGCACAGGGAGCAAGTCCAACACACCCACCTCCTCCGTCCCCTCCGCCACTGTCACACCCATCAACGAGGGCTTCCTCCCGCAATCCGAGTTTGATGGGATGCGGGCTGGGAACCGCAGGAAAAGTGCCAAGCGGCTCAGCCGGAATATGGAGGTGCAGGTTTCCCAGGAAACCAGGAATGTCAGCATCG GTATGGGAAGCAGTGATGAGTGGTCTGAGTTTCAGGAGATCATAGATTCAACCCCTGTGCTGGACATGTGTGTGGACCCCCGTGTGTACGGAGGGGGAAATAG tcccTCCCAAGGCATTGTGAACGAGGCCTTCGGCATCAACACCGACTCACTCTACCACGAGATCAAAGACGCCAAGTCGGACATCATCGGAGATGTAGATGCAGGCGCAGAGCTGCTAG GCGAGTTCTCAG GGATGGGTAAGGAGGTGGAGAACCTGCTGACAGAGAACAAACAGCTCCTAGAGACCaa AAATGCTCTCAACATAGTGAAAAATGACCTTATTGCCAAAGTGGACGAGCTGTCGGGGGAGCAGGAGGTACTGAGGGAGGAGCTGGAGGCTGTGAGGCAGTCCAAGAACAAGGTGGATGCCCGAGTCAAGGAGCTGGAGGAAGAACTCAAGAG GTTAAGAGCAGAGGCTCTTGGTGCATCTCGGGACTCCAAGGATGAAGGAGGTGATGAT TTTTCATCACCCATGCAGGACGGCGACATGACGATGACACAGCGGCGGCGGTTCACCCGGGTAGAGATGGCCCGCGTGCTGATGGAGAGGAATCAGTACAAGGAGAGACTGATGGAGCTGCAGGAGGCCGTACGGTGGACAGAAATGATCAG GGCATCTCGGGAGAGTCCTCAAATCCAAGAGAAAAAGAAGTCCACCATCTGGCAGTT CTTTGCACGTCTCTTCAGCTCATCATCTAGTCCTCCCCCTGTCAAGCGGCCGTACTACAGCGTCAACATCCACTACAAGTCACCCTCACCGGCTGGTTTCTCTCAGCGACGCAGCCACACCATGTGTCAGATCTCCACCTCCAACCGCACGCTGGAGTTCTTCCCTGAAGA ACTGGCCAGTAACGGTGTTGCGTCTCTCCTCAGTGACTCGGCACTGTTGGCCCGCCGAGAGCAGCGGCGTGAACAGTACCGGCAGGTCCGCGAGCACATGCGCCGCGATGATGGCATCATGCAGGCCTGTGGCTGGAGTGTGCCATCTCGCTTCAAAcag ACTGGTGGTCAGACGGACAGCGCTCAGGACAGCCCACTGAAGAGACAACAG ACCACTAACGAGAAGGAGGACAACCGCATGAAGAACGTGCCCGTCCCAGTGTACTGTCGTCCTCTGGTAGAGAAGGACCCCAACAGGAAG ttGTGGTGTGCAGCTGGGGTGGACCTGACAGGATGGAAGGCCAGCAGCCTGGAGTTGGTACCAACCAAAGCACCGCCAGGCAGCAGCGACCCCCTGCACGCTGAGGAGAATGGAGCTGGGAAGAAGAGCAGCCACAACTCCCCAGAGAAGAGGAAG TCGAAGGAGCTCCAGGAAACGGACACCATGAGCAGTCGAGTGTGGATCCTCACCAGCACCCACTCTGCCAGCAAGGTGGTCATCATCGACGCCAACCAGCCGGGCTCACTGGTTGACCAGTTCAACGTCTGCAACGCCCACGTACTCTGCATCTCCAGTGTGCCAG CTGCCAGTGAGAGCGACTATCCAGCCGGAGAGATCGTGTTAGATCCCGGTGATGGTGGAGCAGGGGGCGGGGGCGAGGACACTGGCAGTGTGGAGGGCATGCTGGCTGGTATCACTCTTGTCGGTTGTGCCACCAACTGCAGCGTTGCCCGTAGCAACTGCTCCTCACGCACTGACACGCCCATAATGGACAAAGGACAAG CCCCCACAGCTCCACCCATGAATGGGAAGATTCACCCTGCCCAGTCGGCCGAGGAGGCCACAGAGGCCACTGAGGTTACTGAGTCAACAGCCAGCCAGGCAGGGCTGAGATCTGGACCTCCAGGACCGTTTACTGAGCACGTCTTCACCGACCCTCAGCCTCGTCCAGCAGATGCCTCTGACAG GAGCACAGGTCAATCCAAAGAGGAAACTTCTCAGCCtccagagtcagaggacggaggTGAAGAGAGCAAGAACTACACCAGCGTGGCTCCCACTATGTGGCTCGGGGCCCAGAACGGCTG GCTCTACGTCCACTCTGCAGTTGGAAACTGGAAGAAGTGCCTCCACTCCATCAAACTCAAAGACTCTGTGCTCAGTCTTGT ACATGTGAAAGGTCGTGTGCTGGTTGCCCTCGCTGACGGGACCCTCGCCATATTCCATAGATCAGAAG ATGGCCAGTGGGATTTGTCAAACTACCATCTAATGGACCTTGGTCGACCTCATCACTCCATCCGCTGCATGGCTGTGGTCCATGACAAGGTTTGGTGCGGCTACAAGAACAAGATCCACGTCATCCAGCCCAAGAGCATGCAGATCGAG AAGTCCTTCGATGCCCATCCTCGCAGGGAGAGTCAGGTGCGGCAGCTAGCATGGATCGGTGATGGTGTCTGGGTGTCGATCCGGCTCGACTCGACCTTACGTCTctaccatgcacacacacaccagcacctcCAGGATGTTGATATTGAGCCATATGTCAGCAAGATGCTGG GTACTGGCAAGCTGGGCTTCTCTTTTGTGCGAATCACAGcacttctgattggtggaaaTCGTCTCTGGGTAGGAACTGGAAACGGCGTGATCATCTCCATCCCTTTAACAGAGA CGGTGGTCCTTCACCGGGGACAACTCCTTGGTTTGAGGG CCAATAAGGTGTCTCCTACATCATCTGGCGGAGTGATCCATGTGTACGGTGATGACGGCTCTGAGAAGAGCACTGGCAGCTTCATCCCCTACTGCTCCATGGCACAAGCCCAGCTCTGTTTCCATGGACACCGCGATGCTGTCAAGTTCTTCGTCTCTGTACCCG gCAATGTTCTGGCCACGTTAAACGGCAGTGTGCTGGACAGTCCGTCGGAGGGGCagggctcaacagcgccccaaGAGACGGAGGCCCAGAGTGTTCAAAATGTATTGGTGCTTAGCGGAGGAGAGGGCTACATCGACTTCCGTATAG GAGATGGAGAGGATGATGAGACAGAGGAAGGAAACAACGATGGAACTTCGCAGATAAAACCTGCTTTGTGTAAAGCAGAGCGGAGCCACATCATCGTCTGGCAGGTGTCTTACATACCTGAGTGA